From Luteococcus japonicus, one genomic window encodes:
- a CDS encoding adenosylcobinamide-GDP ribazoletransferase, producing MKSLVTALGMFTLLPVPPTMEVTPQVNRRVIVALPWSGLVCGLIGATVAAVVVLCGAGDLLAAMTGLAAITGVTGAMHLDGVADTADGLASRKPPEEALAIMRHSDIGPMGVATVVLVLLLQATALASESLGGLPLVATVACLPMVGRIAAVHATVEGIPGARAKGFGALFTGVTSRTTAVLDSLAVLLVTAAAGFLTGGFGLAVGLPLGAVIAWLVAGRWRKHLLRRLGGLTGDTFGSLIEVAQTSFAILAALVCGLLA from the coding sequence GTGAAATCCCTTGTCACCGCACTGGGCATGTTCACCCTGCTGCCGGTCCCGCCCACCATGGAGGTGACGCCGCAAGTCAACCGTCGAGTGATCGTGGCGCTGCCGTGGTCCGGGCTGGTGTGTGGTCTGATCGGGGCGACCGTGGCGGCAGTCGTCGTGTTGTGCGGCGCCGGTGACCTGCTGGCCGCGATGACCGGCCTGGCCGCCATCACCGGTGTCACGGGCGCCATGCACCTGGATGGCGTCGCCGACACCGCAGACGGCCTGGCCTCCCGCAAGCCTCCGGAGGAGGCGCTGGCCATCATGCGGCACTCGGACATCGGGCCGATGGGGGTGGCGACGGTGGTGCTGGTGCTGCTGCTGCAGGCCACAGCCCTGGCCTCGGAGTCCCTGGGCGGGCTTCCGCTGGTGGCGACGGTGGCCTGCCTGCCGATGGTGGGCCGGATCGCCGCGGTGCACGCGACGGTGGAGGGCATTCCCGGGGCCCGGGCCAAGGGCTTCGGGGCATTGTTCACCGGGGTCACCTCGCGCACCACGGCGGTACTGGACTCGCTTGCCGTGCTGCTGGTGACCGCCGCGGCTGGTTTCCTCACCGGTGGCTTCGGCCTTGCCGTCGGCCTCCCCCTTGGGGCCGTGATCGCATGGCTGGTGGCCGGCCGCTGGCGGAAGCACCTGCTGCGCCGGCTGGGGGGTCTGACCGGTGACACCTTCGGGTCCTTGATCGAGGTCGCCCAGACCAGCTTCGCCATCCTGGCCGCCCTGGTGTGTGGGCTGCTGGCCTGA
- the cobU gene encoding bifunctional adenosylcobinamide kinase/adenosylcobinamide-phosphate guanylyltransferase, which yields MRTLVLGGARSGKSTHAEQLVMGAAAVDYVATSAVNPDDAEWVERIALHQARRPGHWRTLETADIASVLRTPPALSGEPVEPVVLVDCLGVWITRMMDECGIWEAEPSSTAEPVEAPRARLQRRIDELVTAVEQTRREVVFVSNEVGQGVVPAHWSGRFFRDQLGILNTRVAGACERVVFCTAGIPMTLKDAS from the coding sequence ATGCGGACCCTGGTGCTTGGCGGGGCGCGCTCCGGCAAGTCCACCCACGCGGAGCAGCTGGTGATGGGGGCCGCTGCGGTGGACTACGTCGCCACCTCCGCGGTCAATCCCGACGACGCCGAGTGGGTGGAGCGGATTGCCCTGCACCAGGCGCGACGCCCGGGACACTGGCGCACCCTGGAGACGGCGGACATCGCCTCGGTGCTGCGGACGCCCCCCGCGTTGTCCGGTGAGCCCGTCGAACCGGTGGTCCTGGTGGACTGCCTCGGGGTGTGGATCACCCGGATGATGGATGAGTGCGGCATCTGGGAGGCCGAGCCCTCCTCGACAGCCGAGCCTGTCGAGGCCCCCCGTGCGCGGCTGCAGCGCCGCATCGACGAACTCGTGACCGCCGTGGAACAGACCCGGCGCGAGGTGGTCTTCGTCAGCAACGAGGTGGGGCAGGGTGTGGTGCCGGCGCACTGGTCCGGACGCTTCTTCCGGGACCAGCTGGGCATCCTGAACACCCGGGTGGCCGGTGCGTGCGAGCGGGTGGTCTTCTGCACCGCCGGGATCCCGATGACCCTGAAGGACGCCTCGTGA
- the cobT gene encoding nicotinate-nucleotide--dimethylbenzimidazole phosphoribosyltransferase: MSTLAETIATITPVDEQARTAAQERQNQLTKPPGSLGELETLGNQLCAIAGTCPPPVPEPAKVCVFAADHGVQRQKVSPWPQEVTVQMAANIARGGAGASVIARTAGATLTVYDVGMLAPAEGVVDAVVVRGGTADFTVEPAMTPEQCEQAIQVGLDAARQAVADGFAALVPGEVGIGNTTPSSALTSLFTGVDVAEVTGRGSGADDAMLTRKCEVIAQGFALHGLTTRSAAADPLRALQCVGGLEHAAMVGLILGAAEQKVPLVLDGAIACSAALVAVALCPAAKGYLIAGHAGVEPGIQAVVKTLGIRPVVSLDLRLGEGSGGALALPVVVTAAKILREMATFADAGVTGEHE; this comes from the coding sequence ATGAGCACCCTGGCCGAGACCATCGCCACCATCACACCCGTCGACGAGCAGGCTCGCACCGCCGCACAGGAGCGGCAGAACCAGCTGACCAAGCCGCCCGGCTCGCTGGGCGAGCTGGAGACGCTGGGCAACCAGCTGTGCGCCATCGCCGGCACCTGCCCGCCGCCGGTCCCGGAGCCGGCCAAGGTGTGCGTCTTCGCCGCCGACCATGGCGTGCAGCGGCAGAAGGTCTCCCCCTGGCCCCAGGAGGTCACGGTGCAGATGGCCGCCAACATCGCCCGGGGCGGCGCCGGTGCCAGCGTGATCGCCCGCACGGCCGGAGCCACCCTGACGGTCTACGACGTGGGCATGCTGGCCCCCGCCGAGGGCGTCGTCGACGCCGTCGTGGTGCGCGGCGGCACCGCCGACTTCACCGTCGAGCCCGCCATGACGCCCGAGCAGTGCGAGCAGGCCATCCAGGTGGGTCTGGACGCCGCACGGCAGGCCGTCGCCGACGGGTTCGCGGCACTGGTCCCGGGCGAGGTGGGGATCGGGAACACCACCCCGTCGTCGGCGCTGACCAGTCTGTTCACCGGAGTCGACGTCGCCGAGGTGACCGGCCGTGGATCCGGCGCGGACGACGCGATGCTGACCCGCAAGTGCGAGGTGATCGCCCAGGGCTTCGCCCTGCACGGCCTGACCACCCGGAGCGCCGCCGCCGATCCGCTGCGCGCGCTGCAGTGCGTCGGAGGCCTCGAGCACGCCGCCATGGTGGGCCTGATCCTGGGAGCCGCCGAACAGAAGGTGCCGCTGGTGCTGGATGGCGCCATCGCCTGTTCCGCGGCGCTGGTGGCCGTCGCCCTGTGCCCCGCCGCCAAGGGCTACCTGATCGCCGGGCATGCCGGGGTGGAGCCGGGCATCCAGGCCGTCGTGAAGACCCTGGGCATCCGGCCCGTGGTCAGCCTGGACCTTCGCCTGGGCGAGGGTTCCGGAGGGGCGCTGGCCCTTCCCGTGGTGGTGACCGCCGCAAAGATCCTGCGGGAGATGGCCACCTTCGCCGATGCCGGCGTCACCGGGGAGCACGAGTGA
- a CDS encoding cobyrinate a,c-diamide synthase, translating to MTTVPRLVLGAASSSTGKTTLAVGLMRALRDRGLRVAPFKTGPDYIDPGYHGLATGHPGRNLDAHLCGPELIAPLLLHGSRTPGQADIAVIEGAMGLFDGRLGVPPVGRAAFGSSAHIAKLTHSPVLLVVDAAKSSTTVAAVAHGMASFDHDLQVAGVVLNKAGSQRNIDECTRAIEDLGIPVVGAVPRSPDLTTPSRHLGLVPAAERDQARAMVEAAGELVAAHVDLDRVLELARAAAPLEADAWDPSRLVTRVEGRPVVAVAAGRAFTFRYAETAELLRAAGCEVVEFDPLTDASLPSATAGLYLGGGFPEVFAGELSANEALREDIRRRVVDGLPTVAECAGLLYLCSTLDDQPMTGALPLAATMSPKLTLGYKEPVAAADTLLTRVGERVRSHEFHRTVVPLDGLAEGLSVAWDVAGRAEGVGSASLHASYQHLHWAGFPQAAQRLAEAAAQHRVPDATHPTPEPPHPIPEQPHPIPEPVDGPTEASTSSATVAEQPDLTHHGDRDLVPGLTDLAVNVRSHQPPAQLAAELCSRAPNWAAYPDARSAREALAALHGLDPAMVLPTSGAAEAFTLIARALPTRCSLVVHPQFTEPEQALRLAGHLPRRHILRPQDGFTLHPDEVDGRADLVVVGNPTNPTGVLHPAAMLRRLARPGRVLLVDEAFMDAVPGEPESLVRPEMTGILVTRSLTKTWSLAGIRAGYVVGDPRLVRQLEELQTPWSVATPALDAMVACAREEARAQTQTIAHRIDADREHLVRALTEAGLPPVANPRAPFVLVDTSPLGPLAHTPGWVRERMAESGFAVRRGESFPGLGPVWIRLAVRDEETSRRAAAALAGLHHTQTTTPH from the coding sequence ATGACGACAGTCCCCCGCCTGGTGCTGGGTGCGGCGTCATCCAGCACGGGCAAGACCACCCTGGCTGTGGGCCTGATGCGGGCGCTGCGTGACCGCGGACTGCGAGTGGCCCCCTTCAAGACGGGCCCCGACTACATCGATCCCGGCTACCACGGGCTCGCGACGGGTCACCCCGGGCGCAACCTGGACGCGCACCTTTGCGGCCCGGAACTGATCGCACCGCTCCTGCTGCACGGCTCCAGGACCCCTGGCCAGGCAGACATTGCGGTGATCGAGGGCGCGATGGGCCTGTTCGACGGCAGGCTGGGCGTCCCGCCGGTCGGGCGGGCGGCCTTCGGCTCCAGCGCGCACATCGCCAAGCTGACCCACTCCCCCGTGCTGCTGGTGGTGGATGCCGCGAAGAGCTCGACGACGGTTGCGGCGGTCGCCCACGGCATGGCCAGCTTCGACCATGACCTGCAGGTGGCCGGCGTGGTCCTCAACAAGGCGGGCAGCCAGCGCAACATCGACGAGTGCACCCGGGCCATCGAGGACCTGGGGATTCCCGTGGTGGGCGCGGTGCCACGGTCCCCGGACCTGACGACGCCGTCGCGGCACCTGGGGCTGGTGCCCGCCGCCGAGCGTGACCAGGCCCGCGCCATGGTCGAGGCTGCCGGGGAGCTGGTGGCGGCGCACGTGGACCTGGACCGGGTACTGGAACTAGCCCGGGCCGCCGCCCCACTGGAGGCCGACGCGTGGGACCCGTCGCGACTGGTGACTCGGGTCGAGGGCCGTCCGGTGGTGGCGGTCGCGGCGGGCCGCGCCTTCACCTTCCGCTATGCCGAGACCGCCGAGCTGTTGCGAGCCGCCGGATGTGAGGTGGTGGAGTTCGACCCGCTGACCGACGCCTCGCTGCCCTCCGCGACGGCGGGCCTGTACCTGGGTGGGGGCTTCCCGGAGGTCTTCGCCGGTGAGCTGTCCGCCAATGAGGCCCTGCGCGAGGACATCCGCCGCCGGGTTGTCGACGGCCTGCCGACGGTGGCCGAGTGCGCCGGGCTGCTCTACCTGTGCTCGACCCTCGACGACCAGCCGATGACGGGCGCCCTGCCCCTGGCCGCGACGATGAGCCCGAAGCTGACGCTGGGCTACAAGGAGCCCGTCGCGGCCGCGGACACCCTGCTGACAAGGGTCGGCGAGCGGGTGCGCAGTCACGAGTTCCACCGCACCGTCGTGCCGCTCGACGGGCTGGCGGAAGGCCTTTCGGTGGCCTGGGACGTTGCCGGGCGTGCCGAGGGCGTCGGCTCGGCGAGCCTGCACGCCAGCTACCAGCACCTGCACTGGGCCGGATTCCCGCAGGCCGCCCAGCGCCTCGCCGAGGCCGCGGCGCAGCACCGGGTCCCAGACGCAACCCACCCAACCCCCGAACCACCCCATCCGATCCCCGAGCAACCCCATCCGATCCCCGAGCCTGTCGATGGGCCCACCGAGGCCTCGACAAGCTCGGCCACCGTTGCGGAGCAGCCGGACCTCACGCACCACGGGGACCGGGACCTGGTTCCCGGACTGACGGACCTGGCGGTCAACGTGCGCTCGCACCAGCCACCCGCCCAGCTCGCCGCCGAACTCTGCTCCCGGGCACCGAACTGGGCGGCCTATCCCGACGCCCGCTCCGCCCGCGAGGCGCTGGCCGCCCTGCACGGCCTCGACCCCGCCATGGTGCTGCCCACCAGCGGTGCCGCCGAGGCGTTCACCCTCATCGCCCGCGCGCTGCCCACCCGGTGCAGCCTCGTGGTGCACCCGCAGTTCACCGAGCCGGAGCAGGCGCTACGGCTGGCCGGGCATCTTCCGCGTCGCCACATCCTGCGGCCGCAGGACGGCTTCACGCTGCACCCCGACGAGGTGGACGGCCGGGCAGACCTGGTGGTGGTGGGCAATCCCACCAACCCGACGGGCGTCCTGCACCCCGCCGCCATGCTGCGCCGGCTTGCCCGGCCGGGACGCGTCCTGCTGGTGGACGAGGCCTTCATGGATGCCGTCCCCGGGGAGCCGGAGTCCCTGGTCAGGCCGGAGATGACCGGGATCCTGGTGACGCGCTCGCTCACCAAGACCTGGAGCCTGGCGGGGATCCGGGCCGGCTACGTCGTCGGGGATCCCCGGCTGGTCCGGCAGCTCGAAGAGTTGCAGACGCCCTGGTCGGTGGCCACCCCGGCGCTGGATGCCATGGTGGCGTGCGCGCGCGAGGAGGCACGGGCGCAAACCCAGACCATCGCCCACCGGATCGATGCCGACCGCGAGCACCTGGTCCGGGCCCTCACCGAGGCCGGGCTGCCTCCCGTCGCCAATCCGCGGGCACCCTTCGTGCTGGTGGACACCTCGCCGCTGGGTCCCCTGGCCCACACCCCCGGCTGGGTCCGGGAGCGGATGGCCGAATCCGGTTTCGCGGTGCGACGAGGGGAGAGCTTCCCCGGGCTCGGGCCGGTCTGGATCCGGCTCGCCGTCCGCGACGAGGAGACCTCCCGTCGGGCCGCCGCCGCCCTGGCCGGCCTGCACCACACACAGACCACTACACCTCACTGA
- a CDS encoding nitrite reductase translates to MASAPVGTAGPSAVRTRPDRCPGILRPWPADDGLLVRLRLVAGNLTVDALTALVQVAQSFGDGRIHLTSRANLQLRGLPDDGTGHLTTPVHRALTDTGLLPAPTHDLVRNVMASPLTGIDGGRTDLTALARDLDRGIRASQSLAGLPGKFLFVLDDGRGDLMGHWCDLGLVALDDHSVQLRVGDHYAAVVELSRAVPELLALAERFVAERGDGPEAAWHVNELTSPLADAQPADPRLPRPDEPLPFVAADGWEHLAVGADGIAGEELLARLAGQARVRVTPWYGIVVWDGGQA, encoded by the coding sequence ATGGCTTCCGCCCCTGTTGGCACAGCCGGACCCAGTGCGGTCCGCACCCGTCCCGATCGTTGCCCTGGCATCCTTCGCCCCTGGCCCGCCGACGATGGTCTGCTGGTGAGACTGCGTCTGGTGGCCGGCAATCTCACCGTAGACGCCCTCACTGCCCTGGTGCAGGTTGCCCAGAGCTTCGGCGACGGCCGCATCCACCTGACCAGCCGCGCCAACCTGCAGTTGCGGGGCCTGCCCGACGACGGCACCGGCCACCTCACCACCCCCGTCCACCGGGCGCTCACCGACACGGGGCTGCTGCCCGCTCCCACCCATGACCTGGTGCGCAATGTGATGGCCAGCCCCTTGACCGGGATCGACGGCGGCCGCACGGACCTGACCGCCCTGGCCCGTGACCTCGACCGGGGGATCCGCGCCAGCCAGAGCCTCGCCGGCCTGCCCGGCAAATTCCTCTTCGTGCTGGACGACGGCCGCGGCGACCTGATGGGGCACTGGTGTGACCTGGGGCTGGTGGCACTCGACGATCACAGCGTGCAGTTGCGCGTCGGTGACCACTACGCCGCGGTGGTGGAGCTGTCCCGGGCGGTGCCCGAGCTGCTGGCCCTCGCGGAGCGATTCGTCGCAGAGCGCGGTGACGGCCCCGAGGCCGCCTGGCATGTCAACGAGCTGACCAGCCCGCTGGCCGACGCCCAACCAGCAGACCCGCGCCTGCCACGGCCCGACGAGCCGCTGCCCTTCGTGGCGGCGGACGGCTGGGAACACCTGGCGGTGGGTGCCGATGGCATCGCCGGCGAGGAGCTCCTGGCGCGGCTGGCGGGGCAGGCCCGGGTACGGGTGACGCCTTGGTACGGCATCGTCGTCTGGGACGGAGGGCAGGCATGA
- a CDS encoding precorrin-8X methylmutase — MNQQTRPSRHYDYIDSGAAIYVDSFATIRREADLSRVPADAEKLAVRMIHGSGQVDLVDDLVVHPGFMSAARGALQAGAPILCDATMVATGVTRARLPRDNDVICLLKDPRVAELAKDFGTTRTAAAVSLWQPRLEGALVAIGNAPTALFHLLEMILDGGPRPAAIIGCPVGFIGAAESKQALEQFAAVHGIDIPFVTVRGRRGGSAMTSSALNAIAQEKE, encoded by the coding sequence ATGAACCAGCAGACCAGGCCGTCGCGCCACTACGACTACATCGATTCCGGAGCCGCGATCTACGTCGACTCCTTTGCGACGATCCGCCGCGAGGCGGACCTGTCACGTGTTCCCGCCGACGCCGAGAAGCTCGCGGTGCGCATGATCCACGGCTCGGGCCAGGTGGATCTGGTCGACGACCTGGTGGTGCACCCCGGCTTCATGTCCGCGGCGCGCGGCGCATTGCAGGCCGGTGCGCCGATCCTGTGCGACGCGACGATGGTGGCCACAGGGGTCACGCGCGCCCGGCTGCCCCGGGACAATGACGTCATCTGTCTGCTGAAGGACCCGCGGGTTGCTGAACTGGCCAAGGATTTCGGCACCACCAGAACCGCCGCTGCGGTGAGCCTGTGGCAGCCGCGGCTGGAGGGGGCGCTGGTGGCGATCGGCAATGCCCCCACTGCCCTGTTCCACCTGCTCGAGATGATCCTGGACGGCGGCCCGCGTCCCGCGGCGATCATCGGCTGCCCGGTGGGTTTCATCGGCGCGGCCGAATCCAAGCAGGCCCTCGAGCAGTTTGCCGCGGTGCACGGCATCGACATTCCCTTCGTCACGGTGCGGGGCCGTCGCGGCGGCTCGGCGATGACCTCCTCTGCTCTCAATGCGATTGCGCAGGAGAAGGAGTGA
- a CDS encoding precorrin-2 C(20)-methyltransferase — protein MSAAQGHFYGVGVGPGDPELVTLKAARLIGDADVVAYHAAAGKPSNARGIVADLLPEGVVEERLEYPVTTGSTDHPGGYAGAMADFYAHSAARLAAHLSAGRTVVLLAEGDPMLYGSFMYMHDRLSASFPTEVVPGVPAFLAATATTANPLVRQTDVLTVLPGTLEEPELARRLADTDGAVIMKLGRNFTKVRRALAAAGRLDGALYVERASMEAERWLPVADVDPESVPYFSLVVLPGDAAHGKRSRTLPEPSSSFPESSPSFPELVEGATAPAPAELLVVGLGPGPDRWITPEVSDALARVQHVVGYGPYVNRVPQREGLTRHASGNTVEVDRARLALDLALAGESVAVVSGGDAGVFGMASAVFEAAEDPRFGGVPVRVLPGVSAVQAVAARAGAPVGADFAVVSLSDRLKPWQVVEERLRHIARADLVLAVYNPASRSRTEQVHRFREVLLEECSPQTVVVMGRDVGRAEESLTVTTLEALDPSVIDMKCLLIVGCRGTRVTPSGQVWSPRFVRAASAQEAIQ, from the coding sequence GTGAGCGCCGCGCAGGGGCATTTCTACGGCGTCGGCGTGGGGCCCGGTGACCCCGAACTGGTCACCCTGAAGGCGGCGCGACTGATCGGTGACGCCGACGTGGTGGCCTACCACGCGGCGGCCGGCAAGCCGTCGAATGCGCGGGGGATCGTCGCGGACCTGCTGCCCGAGGGGGTGGTGGAGGAGCGCCTGGAGTACCCGGTGACCACCGGCAGCACCGACCATCCCGGTGGCTATGCCGGGGCGATGGCGGACTTCTATGCGCACAGTGCCGCCCGGCTGGCTGCGCACCTGTCAGCGGGCCGCACCGTGGTGCTGCTGGCCGAGGGCGACCCCATGCTCTACGGCAGCTTCATGTACATGCATGACCGCTTGTCAGCGAGTTTCCCCACCGAGGTGGTGCCCGGCGTGCCGGCCTTCCTGGCGGCGACGGCGACCACCGCCAATCCGCTGGTGCGCCAGACCGACGTGCTGACGGTGCTGCCCGGCACCCTCGAAGAGCCGGAGTTGGCCCGTCGCCTGGCCGACACCGACGGCGCCGTGATCATGAAGCTGGGCAGGAATTTCACCAAGGTGCGCAGGGCGCTCGCCGCGGCCGGCCGGCTGGACGGTGCGCTGTACGTGGAGCGTGCCTCGATGGAAGCCGAGCGTTGGCTCCCGGTCGCCGACGTCGATCCGGAGTCGGTGCCCTACTTCAGCCTCGTCGTGCTGCCCGGGGATGCCGCGCACGGGAAGCGCTCCCGCACCCTCCCCGAGCCCTCTTCCTCGTTCCCCGAGTCTTCTCCCTCGTTCCCCGAGCTTGTCGAGGGGGCGACGGCGCCCGCCCCGGCCGAACTCCTGGTGGTGGGCCTGGGGCCCGGCCCCGACCGCTGGATCACCCCCGAGGTCTCCGACGCCCTGGCCCGGGTGCAGCACGTCGTCGGCTACGGCCCCTATGTGAACCGCGTGCCGCAGCGCGAGGGGCTGACCCGGCATGCCAGCGGAAACACCGTCGAGGTGGACCGGGCGCGGCTCGCACTCGACCTGGCCCTGGCGGGGGAGTCCGTGGCGGTGGTCTCGGGCGGCGACGCCGGTGTCTTCGGAATGGCCTCGGCGGTCTTCGAGGCCGCCGAGGATCCACGTTTCGGTGGGGTGCCGGTCCGGGTGCTGCCCGGTGTGAGTGCCGTGCAGGCGGTCGCGGCCCGGGCAGGTGCCCCGGTGGGCGCCGACTTCGCCGTCGTCTCGCTGAGCGACCGGCTCAAGCCCTGGCAGGTGGTGGAGGAACGGCTGCGGCACATTGCCCGGGCTGATCTGGTGCTGGCCGTCTACAACCCCGCCTCCCGCAGCCGCACCGAGCAGGTTCACCGCTTCCGTGAGGTCCTGCTGGAGGAATGCAGCCCGCAGACCGTCGTCGTGATGGGCCGCGACGTGGGCCGCGCCGAGGAATCCTTGACAGTGACCACTCTGGAGGCGCTCGATCCGTCGGTGATCGACATGAAGTGCCTCCTCATCGTGGGATGCCGGGGGACGAGGGTGACCCCTTCCGGTCAGGTGTGGAGCCCCCGTTTCGTGCGTGCCGCGTCGGCCCAGGAGGCAATCCAGTGA
- the cobM gene encoding precorrin-4 C(11)-methyltransferase yields MIHFVGAGPGAADLLTVRATRLLATADVVLYPGTYLDPEVLAHVSDGAELVDTQHLSLDEITEHLVAAERDGRQTVRLGTGDMSVYSALHEQTRRLDAAGVEWDVTPGVPAYAAAAAAVGRELTVPLVAQSVVLTRTRARSTPMPDGEELKNFAATGATLVLHLAITRTRELMAELEPTHGPDCPVVVVSRASQPEEQVLRGTVGTIADAVEQAGLRQAAVILVGRALDATGGESYLYDAQRERRARAS; encoded by the coding sequence GTGATCCACTTCGTGGGCGCCGGCCCCGGCGCCGCAGACCTGTTGACCGTTCGGGCCACCCGCTTGCTGGCCACCGCCGACGTCGTGCTCTACCCGGGCACCTATCTGGACCCCGAGGTGCTGGCGCACGTCAGCGACGGTGCCGAACTGGTCGACACCCAGCACCTGAGCCTCGACGAGATCACCGAGCACCTGGTGGCCGCAGAGCGTGACGGGCGTCAGACGGTCCGGTTGGGCACCGGCGACATGAGCGTCTACTCGGCCCTGCACGAGCAGACCCGACGGTTGGACGCCGCCGGCGTGGAATGGGACGTGACGCCGGGCGTCCCCGCCTATGCCGCTGCCGCCGCGGCGGTGGGACGGGAACTGACGGTACCCCTGGTGGCGCAGTCGGTGGTGCTGACCCGCACCCGCGCCCGGTCCACCCCGATGCCCGACGGCGAGGAACTCAAGAACTTTGCCGCCACCGGCGCGACGTTGGTGCTGCACCTTGCCATCACCCGTACCCGGGAGTTGATGGCAGAGCTGGAGCCTACCCATGGCCCCGACTGCCCGGTGGTCGTCGTCAGCCGCGCCAGCCAACCCGAGGAGCAGGTGCTGCGCGGCACCGTCGGCACCATCGCCGACGCAGTGGAGCAGGCGGGTCTGAGGCAGGCCGCCGTGATCCTGGTGGGCCGGGCACTGGATGCCACCGGTGGCGAGAGCTACCTCTACGACGCGCAGCGGGAACGTCGGGCCCGCGCCAGCTGA
- the cbiE gene encoding precorrin-6y C5,15-methyltransferase (decarboxylating) subunit CbiE: MTLRTADGPHLLVLGIGAEGWAGLTCSQREELLQADVVLGGARHLAMLPDVEGQRREPWPSPLRETLPGLLGSLPAAAQVTVLASGDPLVSGIGTTLVELLGAERVEIDPAVSSVALARARMGWSAEGCAVVSVVGRPVELALRELAPGRRVLVLSSDETTPERLAALLTACGYGKSTLHVLGNLGSDRESRHGGCAEGWAGESPRLNIVALELAGPAEAGWAPGLPDDAYEHDGQITGRDLRASALSRLQPLPGEHLWDVAAGSGSLGIEWMRSHPSCRATAVEPSAGNAERACRNAHRLGVPGLRVVNGPTPDALADLEAPDAIFIGGDATCPGVLEACLDALRPGGRIVVHAVTLETERLLATALAERGGELTRLTVENSDASGSSTGWGPARTVTQWHWTRPSS, from the coding sequence ATGACCTTGCGCACCGCAGACGGGCCGCACCTGCTGGTGCTGGGAATTGGCGCCGAAGGCTGGGCCGGGCTGACCTGTTCCCAGCGTGAGGAGCTGTTGCAGGCCGATGTGGTGCTGGGCGGCGCCAGACACCTGGCGATGCTTCCCGACGTCGAGGGGCAGCGTCGCGAGCCGTGGCCCTCGCCCCTGCGGGAGACACTTCCCGGATTGCTCGGCTCACTGCCGGCCGCGGCGCAGGTCACGGTGCTGGCCAGTGGCGATCCGTTGGTGAGCGGCATCGGCACCACCCTGGTGGAACTGCTGGGTGCCGAGCGGGTGGAGATCGATCCGGCGGTCTCCTCGGTGGCGCTGGCGCGTGCGCGGATGGGTTGGTCAGCCGAGGGTTGCGCGGTGGTCAGCGTCGTCGGACGGCCGGTGGAACTGGCGCTGCGCGAGCTGGCCCCCGGGCGTCGCGTGCTGGTGCTGAGTTCCGACGAGACCACCCCCGAGCGACTCGCGGCGCTGCTGACCGCCTGTGGCTACGGCAAGTCGACGCTGCACGTGCTGGGGAACCTGGGCTCGGACCGGGAGTCACGGCACGGCGGTTGCGCCGAGGGCTGGGCGGGGGAGTCCCCCAGGCTCAACATCGTGGCCCTGGAACTGGCGGGTCCCGCCGAGGCCGGATGGGCACCGGGCCTGCCCGACGACGCCTATGAGCACGACGGCCAGATCACCGGGAGAGACCTGCGCGCCAGTGCCCTGTCCCGCCTGCAACCCCTCCCGGGAGAGCACCTGTGGGATGTCGCCGCCGGGTCCGGGTCCCTCGGCATCGAGTGGATGCGCAGCCACCCCAGCTGCCGCGCCACCGCCGTCGAACCAAGTGCTGGGAATGCCGAGCGCGCCTGCCGCAATGCCCACCGGCTGGGGGTTCCCGGGCTGCGCGTGGTCAACGGACCGACGCCCGACGCCCTGGCCGACCTGGAGGCTCCTGACGCGATCTTCATCGGCGGCGACGCCACCTGCCCCGGTGTGCTGGAGGCCTGTCTGGACGCGCTGCGGCCGGGCGGACGGATCGTCGTCCACGCCGTGACGCTGGAGACCGAGAGACTGCTGGCCACGGCCCTCGCCGAACGCGGCGGGGAACTGACCCGGCTGACGGTTGAGAACAGTGACGCCAGCGGCAGCTCCACCGGTTGGGGGCCCGCCCGCACCGTCACCCAGTGGCACTGGACCAGGCCGTCGTCCTAA